A single region of the Pyricularia oryzae 70-15 chromosome 4, whole genome shotgun sequence genome encodes:
- a CDS encoding glutaryl-CoA dehydrogenase, with the protein MSRYLTRRLAQTTASLRLSSGRRCYSAKASFDWKDPLNSKSLLTEEEVAISETAERYCQEKLAPRVLEAYRNESYDRAILSEMGELGLLGATISGHGCAGVSTVAGALITRAVERVDSGYRSGMSVQSSLVMGGIDYWGSTEQKERFLPQMAAGKLLGAFGLTEPNHGSDPASMETVARPHPTKKGFYSLSGSKTWITNSPIADILLVWAKLADGEGPSKIRGFLVERKNCPPGTLETPAIKNKTGLRASLTGMIHLDNCPIPEENMFPTVTGLKGPFTCLNSARFGIAMGVMGALEDCIAATREYALERSQFGRPLASFQLVQKKLADAATDAAYGSLAAIQVGRLIDEGKSVPDMISMVKRENCDRALRNARTLQEVLGGNAVSDEYRIGRHVANLFVTQTYEGQSDIHSLILGRAVTGIQAFV; encoded by the exons ATGTCTCGATACCTCACCCGCAGGCTAGCGCAAACGACTGCGAGTCTTAGGCTCTCCAGTGGCCGAAGATGCTACTCGGCCAAGGCATCCTTCGATTGGAAAGACCCCCTCAACTCCAAGAGTCTCCTCACAGAGGAGGAGGTTGCCATTTCCGAGACTGCAGAGCGATACTGTCAAGAGAAGCTAGCGCCGCGCGTTCTCG AGGCCTACCGGAATGAAAGCTACGACAGGGCGATACTCTCTGAGATGGGCGAGCTCGGCTTGCTCGGCGCGACTATCTCCGGTCACGGCTGTGCTGGCGTCTCGACCGTCGCTGGGGCATTGATCACGCGAGCAGTTGAGCGTGTCGACAGCGGATACCGAAGTGGGATGAGTGTGCAATCGAGCTTGGTTATGGGAGGTATCGACTACTGGGGTAGCACCGAACAGAAAGAACGATTTCTTCCTCAGATGGCTGCAGGCAAGCTGCTCGGCGCGTTTGGCTTGACAGAGCCCAATCACGGCAGCGACCCGGCATCGATGGAGACGGTTGCACGCCCGCATCCTACCAAGAAGGGATTCTACAGCCTGAGTGGCAGCAAGACGTGGATCACAAACAGCCCCATCGCGGATATACTTCTCGTCTGGGCCAAGCTGGCAGATGGTGAAGGGCCTTCCAAAATTCGCGGCTTCCTGGTTGAGCGCAAGAACTGCCCTCCAGGAACGTTGGAGACCCCGGCCATCAAGAACAAGACCGGCCTGCGCGCCAGCCTGACAGGGATGATACATCTTGATAACTGCCCTATCCCCGAAGAAAACATGTTCCCGACGGTGACTGGACTCAAGGGGCCATTCACATGTCTTAACTCGGCTCGCTTCGGCATCGCCATGGGTGTCATGGGAGCACTGGAGGATTGTATTGCGGCAACACGGGAATACGCCCTTGAACGGAGCCAGTTCGGTAGACCCCTGGCTTCCTTTCAGTTGGTACAAAAGAAGCTTGCAGACGCGGCAACAGATGCAGCATACGGCTCATTGGCCGCGATACAAGTCGGGCGATTGATAGATGAGGGCAAGTCGGTGCCTGATATGATCAGCATGGTGAAGCGGGAGAACTGCGACCGGGCGTTGAGAAACGCGAGGACGCTACAAGAAGTTCTCGGAGGAAATGCTGTTAGCGATGAGTACAGGATAGGAAGGCACGTGGCCAACCTTTTCGTCACGCAGACTTATGAAGGCCAGAGCGATATTCACA GCCTGATACTCGGCCGTGCGGTGACAGGCATCCAAGCGTTTGTATAA